A single genomic interval of uncultured Sphaerochaeta sp. harbors:
- a CDS encoding branched-chain amino acid ABC transporter permease, whose product MMKIRRNQILTLVTLVLITLFLYWLDAHRLQNGMLVSVLTKAVILSLVAVSMNLLNGFTGLFSLGQAGFMSIGAYTTAILLIPVKNLDGVYYMNGVHPAIRAVKELMAASPASLQILYPFIALLLGGLLAAFAAALVGIAVLRLKSDYLAIATLGLSEIVRAIFSSPQFDQITNGSYGLNKIPNFPAMLWGLVPSLITPFVVVAFCIIFMVMLIKSSYGRAFKAIREDEIAAEAMGINLFKHKEMSFIISSFFSAIAGGLLAMYMRSIEAKTFSITLTYDILLIVVIGGIGSVSGSILSAFLVTAAKEWWLRFFDQPLVIGGWQVPLFKTGFRMVIFSFLLMMVVLIYRRGLMGSNEFSWDRLFSRFSKKSRTGGNLK is encoded by the coding sequence ATGATGAAAATTCGTCGGAACCAGATCCTTACATTGGTAACATTGGTGTTAATAACACTATTTCTATACTGGCTGGATGCACACCGATTGCAGAATGGTATGTTGGTCTCAGTTCTTACCAAAGCTGTGATTCTTTCCCTTGTTGCTGTTTCCATGAACCTTCTCAATGGCTTTACTGGTTTGTTCAGCTTGGGGCAGGCAGGATTCATGTCCATTGGTGCGTATACTACTGCAATACTCTTGATTCCCGTGAAGAATCTGGATGGGGTCTATTACATGAATGGGGTGCATCCTGCAATCAGGGCTGTGAAGGAACTGATGGCTGCAAGCCCTGCTTCATTACAGATTCTCTACCCATTCATTGCTCTGCTGTTGGGCGGTCTGTTGGCTGCCTTTGCTGCAGCACTGGTGGGGATTGCAGTGCTGAGATTGAAAAGTGATTATCTGGCAATAGCAACCCTTGGACTGTCTGAGATTGTAAGGGCGATTTTTTCATCACCACAGTTTGACCAGATAACAAACGGATCATATGGATTGAACAAGATTCCAAATTTTCCAGCTATGCTCTGGGGGCTCGTCCCGTCCTTGATCACCCCGTTCGTCGTAGTGGCTTTTTGTATTATTTTCATGGTGATGCTTATCAAGTCCTCATATGGTCGTGCTTTCAAGGCCATCAGGGAGGATGAGATTGCTGCAGAAGCGATGGGTATAAACCTATTCAAGCATAAGGAGATGAGTTTTATCATCAGCTCCTTCTTTTCAGCAATCGCTGGTGGCCTTCTGGCGATGTACATGCGGTCCATCGAAGCCAAGACCTTCTCCATTACCTTGACCTACGACATTTTACTTATCGTGGTAATCGGTGGTATCGGGAGTGTTTCTGGTTCAATACTCAGTGCCTTCCTGGTAACTGCGGCCAAAGAGTGGTGGTTACGCTTCTTTGACCAACCGCTGGTCATTGGTGGATGGCAGGTTCCTCTGTTTAAAACTGGCTTCAGAATGGTGATATTCTCCTTCTTGTTGATGATGGTAGTGCTTATCTATCGCAGGGGATTGATGGGTTCCAATGAGTTTAGTTGGGATCGTTTGTTTTCCAGGTTCAGCAAGAAATCACGTACCGGAGGGAATTTGAAATGA